Proteins encoded in a region of the Tripterygium wilfordii isolate XIE 37 chromosome 21, ASM1340144v1, whole genome shotgun sequence genome:
- the LOC119989118 gene encoding L10-interacting MYB domain-containing protein-like, which yields MSNTTTPHAPSTQAADKANWDSAQTKVFVELCVEQVKEGRRPGSHFTKEGWQKIVIGFFDKTGKRYDQPQFKNKWDNLKKEYKLWKKLRMHDTGTGWDCVRNTILADNDWWEKRIQEDKKVAKFRIQGPENLEQLEELFDGMMATGEFTMFAGASKQHDGSTNEKLLRTSTDDNVDAIHLGSDGSSDPEFDINIEQSNEITSSPTPPLRQGRRRSDASGTRGKKKRRASASDYREDISKSLGNLVSALSSRATAVASAPISSAKAEIAECMRILEEIPETAEMGDLLLFALKLFQNKDHREYFTAMLRRDWQLAWLKMMYADANGGGTGGRT from the exons ATGAGTAATACCACCACACCTCATGCACCATCAACCCAAGCTGCAGACAAGGCCAATTGGGACTCAGCCCAAACTAAAGTGTTTGTGGAACTGTGTGTCGAACAAGTAAAGGAAGGACGTAGGCCTGGTTCGCACTTCACCAAAGAAGGTTGGCAGAAGATAGTTATTGGCTTTTTCGATAAAACAGGGAAGCGATATGATCAACCACAATTCAAGAACAAGTGGGACAATCTGAAGAAAGAGtacaaattgtggaagaaactgCGTATGCATGACACTGGGACTGGATGGGACTGTGTTCGGAACACAATTCTTGCTGACAATGACTGGTGGGAGAAAAGAATTCAG GAAGACAAAAAAGTTGCAAAGTTTCGAATCCAAGGTCCAGAAAACCTTGAGCAGTTGGAGGAACTATTTGATGGGATGATGGCCACCGGTGAATTTACAATGTTTGCAGGTGCATCTAAACAACATGATGGCAGCACTAATGAAAAACTGCTAAGGACTAGCACCGATGACAATGTGGATGCTATCCATCTCGGCTCTGATGGTTCCAGTGATCCAGAGTTTGACATAAACATTGAGCAAAGTAATGAAATAACTAGCTCCCCCACTCCGCCACTTCGTCAAGGTAGGAGGAGATCAGACGCATCAGGGACTCGTGGGAAAAAGAAGCGTAGGGCATCCGCTTCAGATTATCGCGAAGACATTAGCAAGTCCTTGGGCAATCTTGTATCCGCTCTGAGCAGCCGGGCAACTGCAGTTGCCAGTGCCCCTATTTCATCAGCAAAAGCTGAAATCGCGGAATGTATGAGAATTTTGGAGGAAATTCCAGAGACTGCCGAGATGGGAGATTTGCTCTTGTTTGCTCTCAAGCTGTTTCAGAACAAGGATCATCGTGAGTACTTCACTGCCATGTTACGCAGGGACTGGCAACTTGCGTGGTTGAAAATGATGTACGCAGACGCAAATGGGGGTGGCACAGGAGGCAGAACTTGA
- the LOC119989121 gene encoding uncharacterized protein LOC119989121, producing the protein MASMLARLQSKVTQASQFVAKHGCTYYKQMLEQNKQYIQEPTSVDKCQLLANQLLYTRLASIPSRYEALQKEVNSVKQLWKNRQQLRIENTGIAALFGLECYAWFCAGEIVGRGFTITGYHV; encoded by the exons ATGGCATCGATGCTGGCTCGGTTGCAATCCAAGGTCACCCAGGCCTCACAGTTTGTGGCAAAGCATGGATGTACCTACTACAAGCAGATGCTAGAACAGAACAAGCAATACATTCAGGAGCCAACCTCTGTTGATAAATGTCAACTTTTGGCAAACCAATTGCTTTATACTCGTTTGGCAAG TATTCCAAGCCGTTATGAAGCACTTCAGAAGGAAGTCAATTCTGTGAAGCAGCTGTGGAAGAACCGGCAGCAGTTGAGGATTGAGAATACTGGCATTGCTGCGCTGTTCGGACTGGAGTGCTATGCCTGGTTCTGTGCTGGGGAGATCGTTGGTCGAGGTTTTACAATTACTGGTTACCATGTTTGA
- the LOC119989120 gene encoding signal recognition particle 19 kDa protein-like, whose amino-acid sequence MMDGGLSSIKKWVVLYPVYINSKKTVAEGRRIGVAKACENPTCAEIADCCSHLKIPFAIEIDKAYPRDFMQIGRVRVLLKREDGTFFNPAITSRKQLMLHVAELVPKHPGRTKKQESVSTSAAGTSKSGKGGKKKR is encoded by the exons ATGATGGACGGTGGACTCTCAAGCATAAAGAAGTGGGTAGTACTGTACCCGGTCTACATCAATTCCAAGAAGACTGTAGCTGAAGGGAGGCGAATCGGTGTCGCGAAAGCTTGTGAGAATCCGACCTGTGCCGAGATCGCCGATTGCTGTAGTCACCTCAAAATTCCTTTTGCTATCGAG ATTGATAAGGCATATCCACGCGATTTCATGCAAATTGGGAGGGTGAGGGTTCTGTTGAAACGGGAAGATGGAACATTTTTCAATCCTGCCATTACTTCAA GAAAACAGCTGATGCTCCATGTTGCCGAGTTGGTTCCTAAACATCCCGGTAGGACTAAGAAACAGGAATCTGTATCCACATCAGCTGCTGGTACATCCAAGTCAGGCAAGGGtggaaagaagaagagatga
- the LOC119988267 gene encoding mitogen-activated protein kinase kinase kinase 18-like yields the protein MNWIRGKTIGRGSSATVSIATASRSGDVLAVKSAELSQSQFLNREQEILAGLSSPYVIAYKGCCITSENGTVLYNLCLEYAPGGSISDAVRKHGGCLREDMIRNYVHKILLGLDYLHGNRIVHCDIKGPNVLLTSDGVKIADLGCARHVDEVSGEDRSTVTPLAGTPAYMAPEVARGEQQGFPADIWALGCTVIEMATGRAPWVGVLDPVLALYRIGFSGDVPEIPTFLSEQAKDFLSKCLKREPKERWSASELLNHAFLVETESASEEMMSTFNMVTPTSVLDQQYWESEDELDTTWNPTQKRSSNSPMDRIKKLSELSSKIPNWSLDKTWVTVRNNGSKEADLCPNSQYHEDNLVILNEPKMANVVDVFSCKCMSQATICDGKGRHKIKSVMAFQSVKDVLCRNVHFWKRILCFLHFMQFFTKFCATCLLFAKSIFFLVILDQGSRSALG from the coding sequence ATGAATTGGATCCGGGGAAAAACCATTGGTCGTGGCTCCTCCGCCACGGTCTCCATCGCCACGGCTAGCCGATCCGGCGACGTCTTGGCCGTCAAGTCTGCGGAGCTTTCACAATCACAATTTCTCAATAGGGAGCAAGAAATTCTGGCTGGTCTAAGTAGTCCCTATGTGATTGCATACAAGGGATGTTGTATTACATCTGAAAATGGTACGGTCCTGTACAATCTTTGCTTGGAATACGCGCCCGGAGGCTCGATTTCCGATGCTGTCCGGAAGCATGGTGGTTGTCTAAGAGAGGACATGATCAGAAATTATGTGCACAAGATTCTGCTTGGCCTAGATTACCTCCATGGTAATAGAATAGTACATTGTGACATTAAGGGTCCAAATGTCTTGCTCACTAGTGATGGGGTAAAGATTGCCGATTTGGGGTGTGCCAGGCACGTCGATGAGGTGTCCGGCGAGGATAGGTCCACGGTGACACCCTTGGCCGGCACGCCTGCCTACATGGCACCTGAGGTGGCGCGTGGAGAACAACAGGGCTTCCCCGCTGACATATGGGCTCTTGGTTGCACCGTCATTGAGATGGCAACCGGGCGGGCACCGTGGGTGGGTGTTTTGGACCCGGTTTTGGCCCTTTATCGAATCGGGTTCTCCGGCGATGTGCCAGAAATTCCAACCTTCTTGTCTGAGCAAGCTAAGGACTTTTTGAGCAAGTGTTTGAAGAGAGAACCAAAAGAGAGGTGGTCAGCTAGTGAACTTCTCAATCATGCTTTTCTAGTGGAAACAGAGTCTGCTTCAGAGGAGATGATGAGTACTTTCAATATGGTAACTCCCACAAGTGTATTGGATCAACAGTATTGGGAATCAGAGGATGAGTTGGACACAACTTGGAATCCAACCCAGAAAAGATCTTCAAATTCTCCAATGGACAGAATCAAGAAGTTGAGTGAATTGTCTTCAAAGATTCCAAATTGGTCACTGGATAAAACTTGGGTCACAGTGAGAAACAATGGCAgtaaagaagcagatttgtgcCCTAACAGCCAGTACCATGAGGATAACCTGGTTATACTCAATGAACCCAAAATGGCTAATGTTGTTGATGTTTTTTCATGTAAATGTATGAGCCAAGCTACAATTTGTGATGGTAAAGGTAGGCATAAGATCAAATCAGTGATGGCTTTTCAAAGTGTGAAAGATGTTTTATGCAGGAATGTACATTTTTGGAAGAGAATACTCTGTTTTCTACATTTTATGCAGTTCTTCACCAAGTTCTGTGCCACTTGTCTTTTATTTGCAAAATCCATCTTCTTCCTAGTCATCCTCGACCAGGGCTCCAGATCAGCCCTGGGTTAG
- the LOC119988268 gene encoding B-cell receptor-associated protein 31-like codes for MIQLLFTVIFSEMVLVLLLLFKTPLRKLAIMGLDRSKRGRGPVVVTTVAGTVSVVLMSSVYSMVKIQERWIDEGSISNPTDQVLMAKHQLEATLMGSILFLALMVDRLHHYIRELHIRRKSMEAIKKQARGFEDGKSISSEEMKVLGEERTAMQEKLKNLESELETKTREVNAAEANQVALRNQSEGFLLEHDRLLSENQQLRSQLQSLD; via the exons ATGATTCAGCTTTTGTTTACAGTGATATTCTCTGAGATGGTACTGGTATTGTTGCTGCTGTTCAAGACCCCATTGAGGAAGCTAGCGATCATGGGCTTGGATCGCTCGAAGCGCGGTCGCGGGCCGGTCGTGGTCACGACCGTCGCTGGAACGGTATCTGTGGTGCTAATGTCCAGTGTGTATAGTATGGTGAAGATCCAGGAGAGATGGATCGATGAAGGTTCCATCAGTAATCCGACGGACCAGGTCCTCATGGCCAAACACCAACTCGAGGCCACTCTCATGG GTTCAATACTATTTCTTGCACTAATGGTAGATAGATTACACCATTACATTAGAGAACTCCACATTCGAAGGAAAAGCATGGAAGCCATAAAGAAACAAGCTCGAGGTTTTGAAGATGGGAAATCTATCAGTTCAGAGGAAATGAAAGTTTTGGGGGAAGAAAGGACTGCAATGCAGGAGAAACTTAAAAATCTAGAGTCTGAGTTGGAAACAAAGACAAGAGAGGTGAATGCTGCAGAAGCTAATCAGGTTGCTTTAAGAAATCAATCTGAAGGATTCCTGCTTGAGCATGATCGGTTGCTCTCAGAGAACCAACAACTACGAAGTCAGCTGCAGTCTTTAGACTAG
- the LOC119988690 gene encoding probable F-box protein At4g22030, with protein sequence MAALQASSVLLSSSSTKSHKSGIVQATMNANLYLPKLQNRSFVLEELNMGEDCIIATKELSKPCIDGDNQLVIIEKLHVIMEAVADRVEMHRNIGEQRNNWNRLLLNSINAITLTAATMTGFAGAVTGGGSSEALKVSSTILYAAATGMLIIMNKIQPSQLAEEQRNSARLFRQLHSQIQTMISIGNPTMNDVNETMEKVLALDRAYPLPLLGTMLEKFPASVEPAVWWPRQPRQRQRSFSKFGNNGWNGKMENEMRQVVGVLKRNDKEDYLRMAEKALKLNRVLAISGPLLTGLATLGSAFVGHGLWAVIVGVVGGALASVVNAIEHGGQVGMVVEMYRSSAGFFKLMEETIESNLIEKDVERRENGDLLELQLALQLGRSLTELRDLATSSSMETTQEFASKLF encoded by the coding sequence ATGGCTGCCTTACAAGCTTCTTCTGtgttactttcttcttcttccactaaGAGTCACAAATCAGGGATTGTTCAAGCAACAATGAATGCCAATCTATatcttccaaagcttcaaaacaGGTCTTTTGTACTGGAGGAGCTAAACATGGGAGAGGATTGCATTATTGCTACTAAAGAATTATCCAAACCATGTATTGATGGTGATAATCAGCTGGTGATTATAGAGAAGCTTCATGTGATCATGGAAGCTGTGGCAGATAGAGTGGAGATGCATAGAAATATTGGAGAACAAAGAAATAACTGGAACCGACTCTTGTTGAATTCGATCAATGCTATAACTCTCACTGCTGCAACCATGACTGGTTTTGCTGGTGCAGTTACAGGAGGAGGATCATCTGAGGCTCTCAAGGTTTCATCTACAATACTTTATGCAGCAGCTACTGGAATGCTAATTATCATGAACAAGATCCAACCTTCACAGCTTGCAGAAGAGCAAAGAAATTCCGCTAGGCTATTCAGGCAACTTCATTCACAGATTCAAACAATGATATCTATTGGAAATCCTACAATGAATGATGTGAATGAAACAATGGAGAAAGTCTTGGCACTTGACAGGGCATACCCACTTCCTTTGTTAGGAACTATGTTGGAGAAATTCCCAGCATCTGTAGAGCCTGCAGTTTGGTGGCCGCGACAGCCGAGACAACGACAAAGGTCTTTTTCCAAATTTGGAAACAATGGCTGGAATGGGAAGATGGAGAATGAAATGAGACAAGTTGTTGGTGTTTTGAAGAGGAATGACAAGGAAGATTACTTGAGAATGGCAGAGAAAGCTCTGAAACTCAACAGGGTATTAGCCATTTCTGGTCCATTGTTGACAGGGCTAGCCACTTTAGGGTCTGCATTTGTGGGTCATGGTTTATGGGCTGTGATTGTGGGGGTTGTGGGAGGAGCATTGGCTAGTGTTGTGAATGCTATAGAGCATGGTGGACAGGTTGGGATGGTGGTTGAAATGTACAGAAGCAGTGCTGGTTTCTTCAAGCTCATGGAGGAGACAATAGAGTCAAACCTAATTGAAAAAGATgttgaaagaagagaaaatggaGATCTGTTGGAGTTACAGTTGGCTCTGCAGTTAGGGAGAAGCCTAACAGAACTCAGAGACCTTGCAACATCTTCTTCTATGGAGACAACTCAAGAATTTGCAAGCAAACTCTTCTAA
- the LOC119988691 gene encoding peroxisomal membrane protein PMP22-like has protein sequence MGSIAKQGLKKFMLQLQQHPLRTKAIMAAVLTAISDIVSQKLSGIQKLQLRRLLLKVILGFAYFGPFGHFLHMQLEKIFKEKKDPKTVAKKVLVEQLTSAPLNTLLFMIYLGVVIERRPWVDVKAKIKKEYPTVMFTSWTFWPVVGYINHMYMPLQFRVVFQIAVSLFWGIFLNLRARSTRLTNSSKTK, from the exons ATGGGATCGATTGCAAAGCAAGGATTGAAGAAGTTCATGTTGCAACTTCAGCAACATCCCCTGAGAACAAAG GCGATTATGGCAGCTGTGTTAACAGCGATCAGTGACATAGTTTCACAGAAGCTCTCTGGCATACAGAAGCTTCAACTGAGACGTTTGCTACTCAAAGTG ATTTTAGGTTTTGCTTATTTTGGACCTTTCGGGCATTTCCTGCATATGCAACTGGAGAAAATTTTCAAGGAGAAGAAGGACCCTAAAACGGTAGCCAAGAAG GTTCTTGTGGAGCAATTGACATCTGCTCCTTTGAACACCCTGCTTTTCATGATTTACCTTGGTGTGGTTATTGAAA GAAGGCCTTGGGTGGATGTGAAAGCTAAAATCAAGAAGGAATACCCTACAGTGATGTTTACATCATGGACG TTCTGGCCAGTTGTGGGTTATATAAACCATATGTACATGCCGCTGCAATTCCGTGTTGTTTTCCAGATTGCTGTGTCATTATTCTG GGGAATATTTCTGAATCTGCGAGCGAGATCAACGAGACTGACTAATTCATCAAAGACTAAATAA